A single region of the Equus przewalskii isolate Varuska chromosome 26, EquPr2, whole genome shotgun sequence genome encodes:
- the PRPF4 gene encoding U4/U6 small nuclear ribonucleoprotein Prp4 isoform X3, which yields MASSRASSTATKTKAPDDLVAPVVKKPHIYYGSLEEKERERLAKGESGILGKEGLKAGIEAGNINITSGEVFEIEEHISERQAEVLAEFERRKRARQINVSTDDSEVKACLRALGEPITLFGEGPAERRERLRNILSVVGTDALKKTKKDDEKSKKSKEEYQQTWYHEGPNSLKVARLWIANYSLPRAMKRLEEARLHKEIPETTRTSQMQELHKSLRSLNNFCSQIGDDRPISYCHFSPNSKMLATACWSGLCKLWSVPDCNLLHTLRGHNTNVGAIVFHPKSTVSLDQKDVNLASCAADGSVKLWSLDSDEPVADIEGHTVRVARVMWHPSGRFLGTTCYDRSWRLWDLEAQEEILHQEGHSMGVYDIAFHQDGSLAGTGGLDAFGRVWDLRTGRCIMFLEGHLKEIYGINFSPNGYHIATGSGDNTCKVWDLRQRRCVYTIPAHQNLVTGVKFEPIHGNFLLTGAYDNTAKIWTHPGWSPLKTLAGHEGKVMGLDISSDGQLIATCSYDRTFKLWMAE from the exons ATGGCTTCCTCACGCGCCTCCTCCACG GCAACCAAAACCAAGGCACCCGATGACTTGGTGGCTCCTGTTGTGAAGAAACCACACATCTATTATGGAAGtttggaagagaaggagagggagcgTCTGGCCAAAGGAGAGTCTGGGATTTTGGGAAAAGAAGGACTTAAAGCGGGAATTGAAGCAGGAAATATTAACATAACCTCTG GAGAAGTGTTTGAAATTGAAGAGCACATCAGTGAGCGACAGGCCGAAGTATTAGCTGAGTTTGAAAGAAGGAAGCGAGCCCGGCAGATCAATGTTTCTACGGATGACTCAGAGGTCAAGGCTTGCCTTAGAGCCTTGGGCGAGCCCATCACGCTTTTTGGAGAGGGGCctgctgagagaagagaaag GTTAAGAAATATCCTCTCAGTAGTCGGTACTGATGCCttaaaaaagaccaaaaaagatGATGAGAAATCTAAGAAGTCCAAAGAAGAG TATCAGCAAACCTGGTACCATGAAGGACCAAACAGCCTGAAGGTTGCTAGACTGTGGATTGCTAATTATTCACTGCCCAG AGCCATGAAACGCTTGGAAGAGGCCCGTCTCCACAAAGAGATTCCTGAGACAACTAGGACCTCCCAGATGCAAGAGCTGCACAAATCTCTCCGG tctttgaatAATTTCTGCAGTCAGATTGGGGATGATCGGCCTATCTCCTACTGCCACTTTAGTCCCAATTCCAAAATGCTGGCCACAGCTTGTTG GAGTGGGCTTTGCAAGCTCTGGTCTGTTCCTGATTGCAACCTTCTTCACACTCTCCGAG GCCATAACACAAACGTAGGAGCAATTGTATTCCATCCGAAATCCACTGTCTCCTTGGACCAAAAAGATGTCAATCTGGCCTCCTGTGCTGCTGATGGCTCTGTGAAGCTTTGGAGCCTTGACAG TGATGAACCAGTGGCGGATATTGAAGGCCATACAGTGCGCGTGGCCCGTGTAATGTGGCATCCATCAGGACGGTTCTTGGGCACCACCTG CTATGACCGCTCATGGCGCTTATGGGATTTGGAGGCTCAAGAGGAGATCCTGCATCAGGAAGGTCACAGCATGGGTGTGTATGACATTGCCTTCCATCAAGATGGCTCTTTGGCTGGCACTGG gGGACTGGATGCATTTGGTCGAGTTTGGGACCTGCGCACAGGACGTTGTATCATGTTCCTAGAAGGCCACCTGAAGGAAATCTATGGAATAAATTTCTCCCCCAATGG CTACCACATTGCGACTGGCAGTGGTGACAACACCTGCAAAGTGTGGGACCTTCGACAGCGGCGTTGCGTCTATACCATCCCTGCACATCAGAACTTGGTGACTGGCGTCAAGTTTGAGC CTATCCATGGGAATTTCTTGCTCACTGGTGCCTATGATAACACAGCCAAGATCTGGACCCACCCCGGCTGGTCCCCGCTGAAGACTCTGGCCGGCCATGAAGGCAAAGTGATGGGCCTAGACATTTCTTCCGATGGGCAGCTCATAGCCACGTGCTCATATGACAGGACCTTCAAGCTCTGGATGGCTGAATAG
- the PRPF4 gene encoding U4/U6 small nuclear ribonucleoprotein Prp4 isoform X4, whose protein sequence is MLSFVFDRSGLCKLWSVPDCNLLHTLRGHNTNVGAIVFHPKSTVSLDQKDVNLASCAADGSVKLWSLDSDEPVADIEGHTVRVARVMWHPSGRFLGTTCYDRSWRLWDLEAQEEILHQEGHSMGVYDIAFHQDGSLAGTGGLDAFGRVWDLRTGRCIMFLEGHLKEIYGINFSPNGYHIATGSGDNTCKVWDLRQRRCVYTIPAHQNLVTGVKFEPIHGNFLLTGAYDNTAKIWTHPGWSPLKTLAGHEGKVMGLDISSDGQLIATCSYDRTFKLWMAE, encoded by the exons ATGCTTTCCTTTGTATTTGATAGGAGTGGGCTTTGCAAGCTCTGGTCTGTTCCTGATTGCAACCTTCTTCACACTCTCCGAG GCCATAACACAAACGTAGGAGCAATTGTATTCCATCCGAAATCCACTGTCTCCTTGGACCAAAAAGATGTCAATCTGGCCTCCTGTGCTGCTGATGGCTCTGTGAAGCTTTGGAGCCTTGACAG TGATGAACCAGTGGCGGATATTGAAGGCCATACAGTGCGCGTGGCCCGTGTAATGTGGCATCCATCAGGACGGTTCTTGGGCACCACCTG CTATGACCGCTCATGGCGCTTATGGGATTTGGAGGCTCAAGAGGAGATCCTGCATCAGGAAGGTCACAGCATGGGTGTGTATGACATTGCCTTCCATCAAGATGGCTCTTTGGCTGGCACTGG gGGACTGGATGCATTTGGTCGAGTTTGGGACCTGCGCACAGGACGTTGTATCATGTTCCTAGAAGGCCACCTGAAGGAAATCTATGGAATAAATTTCTCCCCCAATGG CTACCACATTGCGACTGGCAGTGGTGACAACACCTGCAAAGTGTGGGACCTTCGACAGCGGCGTTGCGTCTATACCATCCCTGCACATCAGAACTTGGTGACTGGCGTCAAGTTTGAGC CTATCCATGGGAATTTCTTGCTCACTGGTGCCTATGATAACACAGCCAAGATCTGGACCCACCCCGGCTGGTCCCCGCTGAAGACTCTGGCCGGCCATGAAGGCAAAGTGATGGGCCTAGACATTTCTTCCGATGGGCAGCTCATAGCCACGTGCTCATATGACAGGACCTTCAAGCTCTGGATGGCTGAATAG
- the CDC26 gene encoding anaphase-promoting complex subunit CDC26 isoform X1 yields MTYPFRTCLASEDNSVNCMLRRKPTRLELKLDDIEEFESVRKDLENRKKQKEDVEVVGGSDGEGAIGLSSDPKSREQMINDRIGYKPQPKPNNRSSQFGSFEF; encoded by the exons ATGACGTATCCATTTAGGACCTGCTTAGCCTCTGAGGATAACTCTGTGAACTG TATGCTGCGACGAAAACCAACGCGCCTGGAGCTCAAGCTTGATGACATTGAGGAATTTGAGAGTGTTCGAAAGGACCTGGAA AACCgtaagaaacaaaaggaagatgtGGAAGTTGTAGGAGGCAGTGATGGAGAAGGCGCCATTGGGCTCAGCAGTGACCCCAAGAGCCGGGAACAAATGATCAATGATCGAATTGGTTATAAACCCCAACCCAAGCCCAACAATCGTTCATCTCAATTtggaagttttgaattttaa
- the PRPF4 gene encoding U4/U6 small nuclear ribonucleoprotein Prp4 isoform X1, translating to MLHATQDAASALGPLPATKTKAPDDLVAPVVKKPHIYYGSLEEKERERLAKGESGILGKEGLKAGIEAGNINITSGEVFEIEEHISERQAEVLAEFERRKRARQINVSTDDSEVKACLRALGEPITLFGEGPAERRERLRNILSVVGTDALKKTKKDDEKSKKSKEEYQQTWYHEGPNSLKVARLWIANYSLPRAMKRLEEARLHKEIPETTRTSQMQELHKSLRSLNNFCSQIGDDRPISYCHFSPNSKMLATACWSGLCKLWSVPDCNLLHTLRGHNTNVGAIVFHPKSTVSLDQKDVNLASCAADGSVKLWSLDSDEPVADIEGHTVRVARVMWHPSGRFLGTTCYDRSWRLWDLEAQEEILHQEGHSMGVYDIAFHQDGSLAGTGGLDAFGRVWDLRTGRCIMFLEGHLKEIYGINFSPNGYHIATGSGDNTCKVWDLRQRRCVYTIPAHQNLVTGVKFEPIHGNFLLTGAYDNTAKIWTHPGWSPLKTLAGHEGKVMGLDISSDGQLIATCSYDRTFKLWMAE from the exons ATGCTCCACGCCACCCAGGACGCAGCGTCGGCTCTGGGTCCACTTCCG GCAACCAAAACCAAGGCACCCGATGACTTGGTGGCTCCTGTTGTGAAGAAACCACACATCTATTATGGAAGtttggaagagaaggagagggagcgTCTGGCCAAAGGAGAGTCTGGGATTTTGGGAAAAGAAGGACTTAAAGCGGGAATTGAAGCAGGAAATATTAACATAACCTCTG GAGAAGTGTTTGAAATTGAAGAGCACATCAGTGAGCGACAGGCCGAAGTATTAGCTGAGTTTGAAAGAAGGAAGCGAGCCCGGCAGATCAATGTTTCTACGGATGACTCAGAGGTCAAGGCTTGCCTTAGAGCCTTGGGCGAGCCCATCACGCTTTTTGGAGAGGGGCctgctgagagaagagaaag GTTAAGAAATATCCTCTCAGTAGTCGGTACTGATGCCttaaaaaagaccaaaaaagatGATGAGAAATCTAAGAAGTCCAAAGAAGAG TATCAGCAAACCTGGTACCATGAAGGACCAAACAGCCTGAAGGTTGCTAGACTGTGGATTGCTAATTATTCACTGCCCAG AGCCATGAAACGCTTGGAAGAGGCCCGTCTCCACAAAGAGATTCCTGAGACAACTAGGACCTCCCAGATGCAAGAGCTGCACAAATCTCTCCGG tctttgaatAATTTCTGCAGTCAGATTGGGGATGATCGGCCTATCTCCTACTGCCACTTTAGTCCCAATTCCAAAATGCTGGCCACAGCTTGTTG GAGTGGGCTTTGCAAGCTCTGGTCTGTTCCTGATTGCAACCTTCTTCACACTCTCCGAG GCCATAACACAAACGTAGGAGCAATTGTATTCCATCCGAAATCCACTGTCTCCTTGGACCAAAAAGATGTCAATCTGGCCTCCTGTGCTGCTGATGGCTCTGTGAAGCTTTGGAGCCTTGACAG TGATGAACCAGTGGCGGATATTGAAGGCCATACAGTGCGCGTGGCCCGTGTAATGTGGCATCCATCAGGACGGTTCTTGGGCACCACCTG CTATGACCGCTCATGGCGCTTATGGGATTTGGAGGCTCAAGAGGAGATCCTGCATCAGGAAGGTCACAGCATGGGTGTGTATGACATTGCCTTCCATCAAGATGGCTCTTTGGCTGGCACTGG gGGACTGGATGCATTTGGTCGAGTTTGGGACCTGCGCACAGGACGTTGTATCATGTTCCTAGAAGGCCACCTGAAGGAAATCTATGGAATAAATTTCTCCCCCAATGG CTACCACATTGCGACTGGCAGTGGTGACAACACCTGCAAAGTGTGGGACCTTCGACAGCGGCGTTGCGTCTATACCATCCCTGCACATCAGAACTTGGTGACTGGCGTCAAGTTTGAGC CTATCCATGGGAATTTCTTGCTCACTGGTGCCTATGATAACACAGCCAAGATCTGGACCCACCCCGGCTGGTCCCCGCTGAAGACTCTGGCCGGCCATGAAGGCAAAGTGATGGGCCTAGACATTTCTTCCGATGGGCAGCTCATAGCCACGTGCTCATATGACAGGACCTTCAAGCTCTGGATGGCTGAATAG
- the PRPF4 gene encoding U4/U6 small nuclear ribonucleoprotein Prp4 isoform X2, giving the protein MASSRASSTQATKTKAPDDLVAPVVKKPHIYYGSLEEKERERLAKGESGILGKEGLKAGIEAGNINITSGEVFEIEEHISERQAEVLAEFERRKRARQINVSTDDSEVKACLRALGEPITLFGEGPAERRERLRNILSVVGTDALKKTKKDDEKSKKSKEEYQQTWYHEGPNSLKVARLWIANYSLPRAMKRLEEARLHKEIPETTRTSQMQELHKSLRSLNNFCSQIGDDRPISYCHFSPNSKMLATACWSGLCKLWSVPDCNLLHTLRGHNTNVGAIVFHPKSTVSLDQKDVNLASCAADGSVKLWSLDSDEPVADIEGHTVRVARVMWHPSGRFLGTTCYDRSWRLWDLEAQEEILHQEGHSMGVYDIAFHQDGSLAGTGGLDAFGRVWDLRTGRCIMFLEGHLKEIYGINFSPNGYHIATGSGDNTCKVWDLRQRRCVYTIPAHQNLVTGVKFEPIHGNFLLTGAYDNTAKIWTHPGWSPLKTLAGHEGKVMGLDISSDGQLIATCSYDRTFKLWMAE; this is encoded by the exons ATGGCTTCCTCACGCGCCTCCTCCACG CAGGCAACCAAAACCAAGGCACCCGATGACTTGGTGGCTCCTGTTGTGAAGAAACCACACATCTATTATGGAAGtttggaagagaaggagagggagcgTCTGGCCAAAGGAGAGTCTGGGATTTTGGGAAAAGAAGGACTTAAAGCGGGAATTGAAGCAGGAAATATTAACATAACCTCTG GAGAAGTGTTTGAAATTGAAGAGCACATCAGTGAGCGACAGGCCGAAGTATTAGCTGAGTTTGAAAGAAGGAAGCGAGCCCGGCAGATCAATGTTTCTACGGATGACTCAGAGGTCAAGGCTTGCCTTAGAGCCTTGGGCGAGCCCATCACGCTTTTTGGAGAGGGGCctgctgagagaagagaaag GTTAAGAAATATCCTCTCAGTAGTCGGTACTGATGCCttaaaaaagaccaaaaaagatGATGAGAAATCTAAGAAGTCCAAAGAAGAG TATCAGCAAACCTGGTACCATGAAGGACCAAACAGCCTGAAGGTTGCTAGACTGTGGATTGCTAATTATTCACTGCCCAG AGCCATGAAACGCTTGGAAGAGGCCCGTCTCCACAAAGAGATTCCTGAGACAACTAGGACCTCCCAGATGCAAGAGCTGCACAAATCTCTCCGG tctttgaatAATTTCTGCAGTCAGATTGGGGATGATCGGCCTATCTCCTACTGCCACTTTAGTCCCAATTCCAAAATGCTGGCCACAGCTTGTTG GAGTGGGCTTTGCAAGCTCTGGTCTGTTCCTGATTGCAACCTTCTTCACACTCTCCGAG GCCATAACACAAACGTAGGAGCAATTGTATTCCATCCGAAATCCACTGTCTCCTTGGACCAAAAAGATGTCAATCTGGCCTCCTGTGCTGCTGATGGCTCTGTGAAGCTTTGGAGCCTTGACAG TGATGAACCAGTGGCGGATATTGAAGGCCATACAGTGCGCGTGGCCCGTGTAATGTGGCATCCATCAGGACGGTTCTTGGGCACCACCTG CTATGACCGCTCATGGCGCTTATGGGATTTGGAGGCTCAAGAGGAGATCCTGCATCAGGAAGGTCACAGCATGGGTGTGTATGACATTGCCTTCCATCAAGATGGCTCTTTGGCTGGCACTGG gGGACTGGATGCATTTGGTCGAGTTTGGGACCTGCGCACAGGACGTTGTATCATGTTCCTAGAAGGCCACCTGAAGGAAATCTATGGAATAAATTTCTCCCCCAATGG CTACCACATTGCGACTGGCAGTGGTGACAACACCTGCAAAGTGTGGGACCTTCGACAGCGGCGTTGCGTCTATACCATCCCTGCACATCAGAACTTGGTGACTGGCGTCAAGTTTGAGC CTATCCATGGGAATTTCTTGCTCACTGGTGCCTATGATAACACAGCCAAGATCTGGACCCACCCCGGCTGGTCCCCGCTGAAGACTCTGGCCGGCCATGAAGGCAAAGTGATGGGCCTAGACATTTCTTCCGATGGGCAGCTCATAGCCACGTGCTCATATGACAGGACCTTCAAGCTCTGGATGGCTGAATAG
- the CDC26 gene encoding anaphase-promoting complex subunit CDC26 isoform X2, whose amino-acid sequence MLRRKPTRLELKLDDIEEFESVRKDLENRKKQKEDVEVVGGSDGEGAIGLSSDPKSREQMINDRIGYKPQPKPNNRSSQFGSFEF is encoded by the exons ATGCTGCGACGAAAACCAACGCGCCTGGAGCTCAAGCTTGATGACATTGAGGAATTTGAGAGTGTTCGAAAGGACCTGGAA AACCgtaagaaacaaaaggaagatgtGGAAGTTGTAGGAGGCAGTGATGGAGAAGGCGCCATTGGGCTCAGCAGTGACCCCAAGAGCCGGGAACAAATGATCAATGATCGAATTGGTTATAAACCCCAACCCAAGCCCAACAATCGTTCATCTCAATTtggaagttttgaattttaa